From the genome of Oncorhynchus tshawytscha isolate Ot180627B linkage group LG31, Otsh_v2.0, whole genome shotgun sequence, one region includes:
- the LOC112229993 gene encoding neuronal acetylcholine receptor subunit alpha-7-like, translating to MQIRDIPASESNPPVRASSPLIPVSAALFSDSYPLEMWCSVVLVVCGFSALVQVSVQGPHQRTLLKNLLKDYNRMERPVGNDSHSLTVFFSISLMQIMDVDEKNQVVTTNIWLRMSWFDHYLQWNQSEYPGVKNLRFTTDQVWTPDILLYNSADDDFDSTFKTNVLVNSSGFAEYLPPGIFMSTCNVDVRWFPFDIQKCEMKFGSWTYDGWLMDLQMNEADISGYMSNGEWDLVGVPGTRSEVFYDCCKEPYPDVTFVVTIRRRTLYYALNLLIPCVLLSSMTLLIFLLPADSGEKISLGITVLLSLTVFMLLVAEIMPATSDSIPLIGQYFASTMIIVGMSVIATTVVLQYHHHDPNGGQMPKWVNVVLLQWVAWFLRMKRPGESDDPERPPCAPHLRRCSSSSQSGSIPNPPDPTLHQLHPQNLVPLQAGPQHLGHPHLHAQSSANNNGNLLYIGFQNMDDPPLLPDHIQNYSISAGPPRVAGSPPPHLPPPFCSPPPPPTPNADTVGCPSTISSGGVFGMGGGGQYSAGRIGDPQLQAILEEVRYMADRFREQDETESVADQWKFAAAVIDRLCLVAFSVFNIICTIAILMSAPNFVEAASKDFF from the exons TGTCGGTGCAGGGCCCTCACCAGAGGACCCTGTTGAAGAACCTACTGAAGGACTACAATCGTATGGAGAGGCCGGTGGGCAACGATTCACACTCCCTCACCGTCTTCTTCTCTATCAGTCTGATGCAGATCATGGATGTG GATGAGAAGAATCAGGTCGTCACCACTAACATCTGGCTTCGGATG AGCTGGTTTGATCATTATCTTCAGTGGAACCAATCTGAATACCCTGGAGTGAAAAACCTTCGGTTCACAACTGACCAGGTGTGGACGCCAGACAttctcctctataacag tGCAGACGATGACTTTGACTCTACCTTTAAGACCAATGTGCTGGTTAACTCCAGTGGCTTCGCAGAGTATCTCCCTCCAG GGATTTTCATGAGCACATGTAACGTGGACGTACGTTGGTTCCCCTTCGACATCCAAAAGTGTGAGATGAAGTTTGGCTCGTGGACGTACGATGGCTGGCTGATGGATCTACAAATGAATGAGGCCGACATCTCCGGGTACATGTCCAACGGGGAGTGGGACCTAGTGG GAGTGCCAGGTACTCGTAGCGAGGTGTTCTATGACTGTTGTAAGGAGCCCTACCCTGATGTGACGTTCGTTGTGACCATCCGCCGGCGCACTCTCTACTACGCTCTAAACTTGCTCATCCCCTGTGTGCTGCTATCCTCCATGACCCTGCTCATCTTCCTACTGCCTGCCGACTCTGGAGAGAAGATCTCTCTGG gTATCACtgtgctgctctctctcactgtcttcaTGTTGCTGGTGGCAGAGATCATGCCAGCCACTTCAGATTCCATCCCTctcatag GACAGTACTTTGCCAGTACTATGATCATTGTTGGGATGTCAGTCATAGCTACAACGGTGGTGCTGCAGTATCATCACCATGACCCAAACGGAGGACAGATGCCCAAATGG GTTAATGTGGTCCTACTGCAGTGGGTAGCATGGTTCCTACGTATGAAGCGCCCAGGGGAGAGTGATGACCCAGAGCGACCACCCTGCGCCCCCCACCTACGGCGCTGCTCCTCAAGCTCCCAGAGCGGTAGCATCCCTAACCCTCCAGACCCCACACTCCACCAACTCCACCCCCAGAACCTGGTCCCTCTCCAGGCTGGCCCCCAGCACTTGGGTCATCCCCATCTTCACGCCCAGTCCAGCGCCAACAACAATGGAAACCTGCTCTACATTGGCTTCCAGAATATGGACGACCCCCCACTGCTCCCAGATCACATCCAGAATTACAGCATCTCGGCCGGGCCTCCTCGAGTAGCAGGCAGTCCCCCTCCCCATCTGCCCCCTCCATTCTGCAGCCCTCCGCCACCACCCACCCCCAACGCGGACACCGTGGGCTGCCCTAGCACCATTTCCAGTGGCGGAGTCTTCGGAATGGGGGGTGGAGGACAGTACTCAGCAGGGCGTATAGGCGACCCCCAGCTCCAGGCTATTCTGGAGGAAGTGCGTTACATGGCGGACCGCTTCCGTGAGCAGGATGAGACAGAGAGCGTGGCCGACCAGTGGAAGTTTGCGGCAGCAGTCATCGACCGGCTCTGCCTGGTGGCCTTCAGTGTGTTCAACATCATCTGCACCATCGCCATCCTCATGTCCGCTCCCAACTTTGTGGAGGCCGCCTCCAAGGACTTCTtctga